The region tatgacatacagttgaatgtgaatcccataataattaaaagaaatgtgttttgcctgctcactcatgttttctttataaatggtacatatattatcaattctccaagggtatgcaaacttttgagcacaactgaacAATCTCTATATTGATGTGTGGTGGGAGCATCAGTGTCAGACAGATGGTTCTCAGTGGCTGGGACTGAGAGACTAGTCGTGGCAGAGAtggggagactggtcaggattaagTGTGAACAAagtacagagaggtccttgaagaaaaccttatCCAGAGTACACAGGACTGAGGTGAAGAGTCATCTTTCAACAGCCTGAAGCACAAAGACAAGACAATGCTGGCCAGGTCTGTGAATGACCTTGTGGGGCCAAACcacattgaacatctgtgtggaGACCTCAAAATTGTAGCTCACTGTCACTCCCAATCTAATCTGATATTGATCTTGAATCTGAAGATGAGGAGAAACGGTCCTAAATGGTCTGGATATTTTGAGATATTTCATTCTTttagtaaaaaaacaattatacatTGTCTATGACACACCAAAATGTGGAGATAGAGAAGAagtttgaatactttctgatGGCACTGTATATACTAGGTTTATTGCAAACTTAAAATAtatactgaaataaaacattacactATGTAGGTTTGCAGGACATGTCTTTTAAATTACAAAATCTTTATATGGCcacaaaatcattatttcaatgGTATATTTCAGTTATCTACATGTATTAAAAAAGGCTAATTTTAGACTTGGGACGGCTGCTATGAAGTGCATACATTTCTCATATATCTGTTAAAATGGTTAGCTATTTTACAAAAACGAACATGTGGAACATTAATAACACTGCTTGTGTCAGGAAGAACAATACTGTGTTCTCAAAAAAACCCTTACAAGCTATGCCCTGAAAagttttgtatttcatttcaaatgcctTTTGCCCCATGTGTCTTGCTTTGTAGTTGTAGTAATTCAAGCCTAATTGTATACTTTTCAACCTTAATACATCATCAATACACCTGTCatgtaattcaaatgtatttaaatgtaatcctaGCCATCAGCaactgcttttacaaaacaaataatccCCAGGGGGCCAAGCCCCAGGACACCCCTGAAAGCAGATACTATGACATTTTGTTCTATAATCAAGAAATGTTATTGACATTGAAATTTACACCATCTTAAATCAACATGATTAAACAataacaaagaaaatagttacgcATTTTCTGTTTCTAATTGAAACACTCTTATACAGGATTCATCTCAGGAATTGTAAATTAAATTGGCAGCATTCTTGTCTAGCATTCGTATTGGtatatttttgtgatttaaagTACAGTTTGCTTTGTGAAGTAGGTGGAGGAAGCTTGGTTACGTCAAGCCAACATGGAATATTTCAGGTGGACATTTCCCACACTGGATATGGCTACAACAAGCGAGCATTCTCAAAAGTTCTTATTTATGATGGGGatcctgactgtgtgtttcagttGAAGGGTGGAGTCCACCTGTTCACTGGAGAGCAGGTGGTGCCACTGAGCCACAGGCCTACGGGGATTGGACAGCATGTCTGCCCAGTGCCTCAGCTGGTTCCCTGTTGCATCACAACCCAGGAAGATCTTCCCAATGGCGTCGTTCCTGGTCAACTTGTCATGGTCCCACACAGAAATCACCAGCTGAACTCTCTGCAGTGAGGGAGCAGAGGCAGACAACTATACTTATGGGCTGGTTTCGGAGACAAAGAATGGGTTTCACCTGAGCCCTGGAAACTGGCCCATATAGTACAGGTCATGTCAGCTTTTTATTAAAGAGATtttagcaacaaaaaaacaaaacatgcctTTAAAGTGTCTTAATGTTTAGAGGACTCATTTTTAAACAATGACTCCTCCCATGCCCTTACTGAAGAATCCCAGAATAGTATTAGTTAATCCACATGGAAAATGAGTGTGTTTAGGGTGGGGGTGTTAACAATGCCAGGTTCTAAAGTGACTATGAGGGGACTACAAATctatgcaaactgatagatggaccAGCATGGGAGTTGCAATGGGGAAACTCTCAGGCACTTGGAAACATTTTGTAGAACAAAATATCTGAAACATTTGCTTGCTTCTAAGTCTGCTGACTgtgatgtcttctggtcatttatacTAATAGAATTGACCACAAGATTATGGTTATTTAGGTTGATAGAATGACCaataaaatattacatatgTCCCCTTTAAACAGTAAAGGATCTGCCTTGTTTTTGGAGCTCTATAATATAGGAAGCTGATTTCATGAATGAccggagagaaaaaaaagtccACATTTTAGCCAGATTCTGAGATATGCTCATACTTACTTGGATTTGATCAAATGATACATCAAACGTAAATGACTCGTTGAAGTAAGGATTCAGTGTGCACTTTTTAACAGAcgtcttcttcctcttccatTTCTTCCTGTCCAATACCAGCTGCAGTTTGGCATAGGGATCTACAGTGTACATAAAGGTAAGTAATAGCAGGTATTGTGAGCACCCACCAATAAtgcagtgttttttgtaataaTCAAAACAGCCTTGAATCCAGAACTATTTTATAGCTCCATGACCTCAGGTTTGACATATGACTCCAAAAACAAGAAGTGGAATGTCAGCACTAAACAGATTTGGTTTCTTGGCTATTCATAGCTACCCACATTACCAAAACAACCTCTTAGTCTTCCTGTCAGACAGCCAGGTTTGGACCTACCTGATGAGCCTCCTGGATCCATACTCTTTAGGTTCTTGGCTTCCAGGATGACAACAGTCAGTTTGCTGCTGGTGGGGACGTAGCGCAAAGATAAGCAGATCTCCCCCAGAATTTCATCCTGTAATCACAGCAGATAGTAACAACCAACCTGAAGAATCAGatggaaatacaaaatgtagGCAAAGAGAATGTCACAGGGAAGTAGGATTTTAGAACTTTGTGGTTTTCAAAAACCAAAGGTAAGCTAGAATAACAATTGAAGATTCCTGTTCTATTTATAAGTCCTATCCTAACCTCAAACTTAGAGGGTTCACTCAGGTCTTTCCATTCCTCGATCACATGATTCCAGTCGATGGAATCAAGCTGCAGCCTCAGTTCTCCGATGACATCGTGTTTGGAAAATCTATTGAAGTCGAACACCTTCATGACTATGGTGGACTCACTGAGGTCAGCTTTCTCAATCTGGAGTGGTGCAGAGACACATGCGCACTTACACTGTGTATATTACATAGAACCTTGGCATGGCTCAAAACCTCCACAATGGGTGAAATTATGATATGGTATCATTACGTATTAATAATAACCCTCAAATACCTCAAATTTGAATTGTTCATTAAAAATCGGGTTGAGGGTTTTCCTGTAGACCTGTGTCTCAAATGTTTTTGACTTGTTGGGGGTGAGGTAAACTTTAACATAGGGGTCAGAGGTGCCTCCCAGGTCCATTGCTGTGAGCGCTGCAGCCTGTTTAATTCCCACTGTCAGCTGCAGGGGATGAGAGATTGCACTATAGTCAATTACATTAGCTGGAGGAATGGTAAAACATTCTTAGAAAGTCAGTCTGgacgtttaaaaaaatacatttatctcACGATTTGTATGCTAATTTATTCATTTGTGATGAAACAGGAAGTCTGTTTAGATAACCTGTGgtggaaataatattttgaatgaaaaaataaatgaagcaaACCCTAACCTCTGGTGCCTTGTATTCCAGAGAGTAGAGTAGTCTTCCCCGGTTCTTAGCTGAACCGTAGTCTCCATCTCGCGAGCCAGGTTGGACCTGCCCAACAAGAACACTGTCATAGCTTGAACTAGCCAATCCCATGCACTGGTCAGCCAACCAATCCCTCATGTAGAGGCCTATCTTGACATACATAAGGAGCTAACGCTGCACCTTTACTTCACTCCTCCACGACTGCGACCAATCCAAGAGTGAAGAAATGGATAGGAAGAAGCTACCCTAGTTGCAGAGGCTCTGAGCTACCCCACCAAGACCAGGACTATATTATTGCCACTTACTAGGGCTGTAGTTGTGGAGCCATTCACCCCTTGTAGATTGATCTGGTCGTCCgatttcttctttttctttttcttgctcTTGCAGCAGCATTTCGCACAGATGCAAATAATACATATCAAAAAAATCAAGATGATGGCGGCAAAGATGGTGTAAATAGCCCATCTTGGCACTGCGCgagacaaaaagagacagacGCTCGTGTCATTAGGAGATACCACTGAAGCATGGGGCTAGAGCGCAGCCAGCAGGATTAAGGACAGATAAACTGGGAACAAGTAGAAATGGAGAGGTATTTGAAAAGACATTTGCCTTGCCTTGATTTGAGGACAGCAACACCTAGCTGCCGAGTCATGGGTCAGTGTCAAGTTGTCTATGGCACACATCTAAAGCATGCAGCAAGAGCGCAGCCAACAGCATTAAGATGGAAACTTATATAACTAGTGGAAATGCAGATCTAAGAAATGTGCACACAAAGTGGAATTAGATCACACACGGAACAGGTGCCCAGGCAAGCAGGGGAATCTCCCCTTGCTAGGTCTGATAAAAGTGGGACAGACGGGGGGCATAAGGGTGCCCAGTCAGGAGAGTGAGGGAAGTGGAGAGGTCAGAGGGAGGAAGAAGCAGCGGGACGGTGGGGCGAGGGGCGGTTAGTGGGTTACTCACAGGGAATCTTGTTCAGCAGCTGGTCTATAAACCCAATGGCAGCATTAGCGGGTCTGGTAGTAGCTTTGCCCTTAGAAGTGCTATGGGTTACGCTGCCTTTAGATAATGGGGTTTTAGTATGCATGGTGTACGTATGGGGTAAATAGCCAATACCTAAAATTAAGAGCAGACAGCAAACACATTTAATGAGAAAATGCAATTGGggtaattattattatgaattatCTCAGGTTGTTACTGTCTGCTGACTCCATTGGGAAGATAAGAGGCGTCTGGTGGCTAAAATGCAGTTTTAGCCTGAATATTGCCTTTGAaggtattttacattttaatgcagTCAAGTGGGTGGGATTTCCAACCTTTTTCTTCCTGATTGTCCGACTGGAGTAATGTCAAACTGAGTCATCAGGAAGAATTAAGTTTGCTAGATTCACCCACCTGATTACACTAAAATGGCAAATTCCTTTAAGGTCCATATCCATGCCCTCCATAGAGATGAGTCCTTTAACCTTCTCTTTGGTTGACAGCAAACCATTCTTTAACACAGAAATTATGCTCCACGGCTGCCTCTTCTGGTAAGATACAGCACTGGTTATTTTCAGGCTGCACCATATTGTTTGGAGATCATaggtttaatgtttgtttttaaagtaaAGTTTTGAACTAAAGTTATACCCCACACCCATGCTTTCTTTCGCACTAAGCATTCCTCTGCTTACAAAATTGTGGTTACCATGACAGAAGAGAGTGGATATTTAGCCACCACCATTGTCAAACAATTGCAGGGTTGAGTGGTGACAGCTCAACACAGGCAGTAGCCCATTAAAAGAGGGTGTGCTGTATACCCTGATAACATTCCTTCCTCAAGGAGGAAACAAAATGTCCATAGCCCAGGGAATTtgtttactttacattttagtcttttAACATTTAGTGAATATTTCTTATACACATTAATCTTTACATGTAGAAAATACAGCGTATACGGGTATTAGTTTTAATTGGAATGTGTCAGCAGTCCGGAAAAAGCCTgacaaataaatacacacttATTTCACACTTGCCCTATAGCCCAATACAAGGAGTATAGTAGCTGCTAATACTGTATGACAGTATTTAAACTTGACAACAAAggtaattgaaaaacaaagtacTAGAGCTTGTATATTAAGATGTACAGTCATTTTCACATTATAAACGCCACTCACAACTATACCACAGACAAAAAATAGAGACACCGATGGTCAAAGAAAATCTGCTGTTACATACAGGATAACATATATAAAGACAGATAACACTCACTGTTTCAGTACCAATGTTGTGTCCTGATTACTGTAGCCTGTTCCAAGAATGTATTACTATATCCTTCATCCATGCATTTCTCCCATCAGAGAGGGCAACAACAAATGAGGGGAAGGAAGTCCTGAAGATTTGTCTGGATCGGCCCATAAACATTTTTTATGCAGTGTTTGGTCAGTGAGAAGACATGGTCTCGCAGGGAGGAAAACTAGTTATTATTCTGCATATACCAATATGCAATATAATATAattcataaaacaaataaaggGCAAATTAGGTAAAAGCTGTGAATATTGTTAATTAGGTCGAAGCTGTGAACCCTAATCTACTGTAACCCACAGGATTTTACTGatgcttattattattactacacaGTACAATGACCTCAGTTTTCTGGTATACACACATATTTCTATACTTGGGGAATTGCTTGTGCTCAAAATTCAACCATAGTGTTTATACATTAGTAACCTATTTAGAGTTGATGCATGGCTCACTATACATATAAGAAGTAAATGTCCAGAATGACACatccttgttttttaaaataggtattggattaaaaaaaaaacagctattTGAAATATTGCACTGGTATACAAATTGACTTACCTTTTTGGCCCAATAATAGCAGAAGCACATAAGAGAAATGTAAATTTCTATTAATTCCAATCCATTGCTTGATTTCAATAATCTATAtcctgtattttgttgtttgctTCTAGATTGGTTGGTAGCTATGATCAGAATAACAATTGTACTTGTAAAGATACTATTAGTGGTAGTGATGTATTGGTCATTGAGGCAGTGACTACCACACCTCATGTACATACAGAAAGACatcacattgtgtgtgtgtgttttagaaaaAAACCTCTGGTGCTGGAGCAATAATGGCTCCAAAAAATATGGACACCTGTCTTTTGTTGAGTACATAACtagacattttgtttaaaataagtataattttcaataataaaatataaattgagAAGATTAtacaggaatgttttttttattcattatgtTCTATAGTTGTTTGCACATCTTTTTAAAGGGTGCCAGGTGCTTTGGAGGAAACTGCCTGGGATTGAACAGTTTGGTTAAGACCTGATGTGTACACTATCAAATACAATCATTGAGCAAAAGacagtacaaaaacaaacacatttacaggAAGTGACCTAAAGTGACATAAAACCGGTTATGTTACACAACTACAGAAGTGGTTGTTCCATGAGTCAACAACCACCCTTCCAACGACTATCATCTCAGTAACCACATTTTAGATAGTATCTAATATCCAATATTAATATTGTTAACCTTATTTATTGATTGATGCACTGTTCTATGAAATTAGATTGATGCACTGTTCTATAAAATTAGAACCTGTCTACTTCGTATTTATTCTGAAAGTTTCCTCAAGGTTTTTCTTAAATGTGCAATCTATAAACATTGAGTTAATGACACTGTAGAATAGTGGTAAGAGCACATCTTTTTGTTTCACGCAAATGTTTCCAATATAGTAacatcagtaaaaaaaaactactggTGATGTAATAATTAGGTCAGGTGAGAtgtaacaaattaaaatgttaaaattgcGCTCTTTCCAATACTCTGGGGTTATATTCATGCATTTAAAACGGAGAGCAGTTTGGGAGCCAAATGGGCGGCAGGTGGGCGGCTCACCAAAAAGATTCAGACTCACCAGTTAGTACTACTCCACTACAGCGGGTGGCAGtattgaataaatatatattgtgagTATGAAAAGACTAAAGAATAGTAGGTAGGTTTCCTGACAACTCACGGACAGAGTAGCGTcgtgctggcaacattagagattccgcagcaacaataagacttccggttttcggattttgccttcataATAAAAGTCAGTGGTAAAACgagattttaataatattttgaatctattttgacactttgcttagtgtatattgtaaaaatgtattgtaggaaatgttcaggagagtggatagagtaattattagcaaaacaaatcaaagggcactgtgtatatgcaattgttgctggcattttctCCACCCAtactattggccacaatgtaactcaatggatattaaATACATTCTATACGCCgaagtgaatgtattgtaggaaatgttcaggagagtggatagcgTTATATGCAAAAAGAATCAAAGGGCATGaggtatttgcaattgttgctggcattttactccacccatcatTTTTCTCCATCAATTCATATATGAAttattgtcaatgttttgagaggtacattttcttaaaagattaataaactcaatttatgttcgttttgaagtaatacgttGGTCTCTTATATTTTGAAAATTTCCTAATTTTCATGACctggaagtgtttctttaatgttgctcacaagacgctgacgCTGATATAGCCTCGAAGGTTTTCTTTACAGCTTgtgaatatacatttatatttaagaaCAAATGGATGTTCTTGCAGTCAGTTGACACATGGTACGTACGTATAACGTCATAACCTTAGAAAGTTTGAAGATTTTCGGCGCTATTCCAAACTTCCGCATGGTCAAGAATGAAGGTTTCAATGGTGCGAAACCCTGAGGTCAAGCAGGTAAGACCTTTGTATGACACTGCAGGCGATTGCTGACTGTTTACCTTTCGTCGTAAGTACTGTAAACACTTTTGTTTGTAGATCCGTGAGTCAGTTATTTACCCATGACAGGTTTCGATTCTCTCGAAAACAACCAAGGACGTCAACATATCCTGCAGCAATACTCTAAGCTATTcgtaataaataaacaaaactatCTATAGTAACATTAACCAAAAACAAATTCAAGACCGTAAGACCGTGTTTCTGTCTGTAGAGAGATGCAACTCGGGCAGTGGTTGTTGCAGTGTCATCAGACGCAATTTTTAACTCAGAAGCTGAGGAGGTCTATGGAACAACCGAACCGTTAAGAAAAGGAGATGCTTTCTCTTTCATCAAGGTGGacattcattgttttaattaagTAACCACTATGCATGCACATGTAGTAgtatttctaagtgaccactGCACACAAGTTTTGACTCAATGTGGTGGCCTGACTATTATTGGTGGTTTTGCATGATTTCCTTTACTTCAGGCCGTCCAGGTAGTAAATGAAAGACTACTGACCATGAACTCCGATGAGACGTTATTGTTTGATGTGATTTTGATGTCCAATGACAGTGAAGAAAAACACTCTAAGATCATCGGCAGTGCCAAACATTATGGTATGGAAAGGTTTGTTTTAGGTTGGGACAAATGTAGATGACTGTTTTCAAGAGATGTTCTTCTTACCATATTTTGTTTAGGTCATCATTGGGCCGGAAACTGTATTCTTGTGTTTCCCAAAACAGGACTTGATATTGGTCGGTTTTACTTCTGCAAAAAGGAAGAATCCATTCAGAGCCTGGaatcaaacaatgtgaaatTGTTCCTGTCAACAGATACTATTGATGTATGCAAGGCCTTACAGAAAGGTATGATGTTTCGTAGTCTTGCATTCATTCTGCCCCAGGGCTCAATACTTGGTCCCCTCTTATTCATTattcatataaataatatactgtactgtgCCGAAGTGGGACTCATTTTCATCCCTGGAGTTGCATGGCCCATTTGGGGGGTGGGGAGTTGATGTACTTATAAACACTATACGTTTTGGGCTCTTCACAactattttatattacaaatataaatgtataacacAGAAATgcttttgaataaaatgtaaaataacgaCATCACAGAAATTTATAAAAAGTTATCCTTATATTCTCATAATCTTCTGTAATTAATCGCCATTAAATAATATcttagaatgtgttcaaattttgcttttaatacacacttttttgtttaaaaatcagtGCATTAcgacatactgtgttttattgttaactatggacagtgctttACTTCgaattaaaaaaattcaagtagtAACAGCCCTTAAATGTCAGCCCAAaacttaccacaataactggcagCATCTATATAGTGTAGCCTatgtaaatttaaatagacGGTTGCTGGTcccatagttctaccatctTATATTGTTTTCTTGATTACGGTTCTAAGTACCATAACTGCTACGTTAGGCTATTGTATCAAACACATACTAACCCTTATCTGGAGAGCTGCTGGATGTGCAGGCATTTGATCCAATACTGAATCACACTTAAGCTTTTCAATGTATTGTactgaaatgtggttagaattgGGTTCAGGTGGGAGCCTGTAAACATTACCTTTCCTGATGGATGGTTAGCCACAACCAAGTGCATGTCTATTAAATTATTCcaaaattcaaccaaatgcataaatacagtggatataaaaagtctacacacccctgttaaaatgccaggttcttgtgatgtaaaagaatgagacattcacttataacgtgaacaattcaattgaaaaacaaactgaaatctttgacggggaaaaataaaaaactcacataACATggatgcataagtgtgcacacccttaaactaatactttgttgaagcaccttttgattttattacagcactcagtctttttgggtaggagtctattagcatggcacatcttgacgagGCAatattggcccactcctctttgcaaaagcgctccaaatctccaatgcacagccctcttcagatcaccccacagaagtgaaattggattcaggtctgggctctagcttggccattccaaaatgttcatcttcttctggtgaagctatgcttttgtggattgTGGATgggtgctttgggttgttgtcatgctgaaaaggtgaacttcatcttcagctttctaacagacgtctgaagattttgtgccaaaattgccttgtatttggaactgttcataattccctccaccctgtttaaggccccggttccagctgaagaaaaacagccccaaagcatgatgatgctgccgccaccatgcttcactgtgggtatgatgttctttgggtgatgtgcagtgtttatTTTGCGCTAAACATATGTATCACATGCAAAAGTTCAACCTTTtttcaaacttcagccaggcttggatgtttttctttgtaagaaaaggcttccgtcttgccaccctaccccatagcccattcatatgaagaatacaggagattgttgtcacatgtagcacacagccaggacttgccagaaattcctgcagttcctttaatgttgctgtaggcctcttggaagcctccctgaccagttttcttcttgtcttttcatcaattttggcgggacgtccagttcttggtaatgtctctgttgtgccatattttctccactttatgatgactgtcttcattgtgttccatggtatatctaaagctttggaaattcttttgactgactgatatctttcaacaatgagagccctctgatgctttagaagctctctgcggaccatggcttttgctctgagatgcaactgaggaaatgtcaggaaaatcctactaaaacagctgaactttttgagattaatcagagtcactttacatgatggcaggtgtgtaatgacttctatttaacatgagtttgaatgtgattggtttattctgaacacagccatctgaacacagtgaaactgcacattttatagtggccttttattgtggtcagcctaaggcacacctgtgcaaaaatcatgctgtctaatcagcatcttgatatgccgcacctgtgaggtggatggattttcTCAGCataggagaagtgctcactaacacaaattgaaacagatttgtgaaaaatatttgagagaaataggcctttgtgtacatagagaaagtcttatcTTTGAGTTAatctcatgataaatgggggcaaaaacaaaagtgttgcgtttataatatAATGAAGGACTGATTCCTTTACCAGTAAATTTTTTAAGATGATGAATTAtgattgtgttttttatgtttgtaaTTCTGAAATAATGACTTGCAGCTCCCTTTCTTGGCCTGGAAGCTCTTGAAAGAGACTCCCAAAAAGTAGTTCTTGTACCCCAACATTATTCCCATTTAGAATCTTGTTTGTCCTaaatttaaacatgttttctaaGCCTATTATAATAGTATATTTGATTCTGAacttcactgctatgctcagaATATTTTTCTCATACAAAAGCTCAAATCACCTTTTTtgctataataaaaaaatacttgtaATTTCTGTTCGTTCCCTACCATGATAGTcaaaccagcacacacacaaccaatacAACTGGTTTTGAATATACCACGTTCGTGTCTTTGAATTGTCAGGTGTTTCAGCAGCCCTACTGTACCGTCACAAAGACCCAGATGGTGAGACAGTAGATCAGCTCAAAGTGGTGTTCTCAGGAGATGTGATTGGATCTtcagaggagacactggatggCTTAAGGGAACAGGGTTTCACTGAGAACCAGCTCCACGGCTTAAGAACGGCCAAGGTACAGCcactacaataaaacacatcctACCCTTCTAGAACCAAGTGGTTTCAATGGTTCAGTAATGTGGCCTTCATAGAATTAGAACCGGAAAGCacctttattttagcagtgTGTACAAAACTGTGTTTCTGTTGATATAACACATAGTGTATGGGTCATGAATGTGTCCCTTAGTAGCATGGCTCTTGCAACGCCAGGATTGTGGGTTTGAGTCCAGCAAAATGCCCTTAAAAGTCCCTGCTGTAAGTCAGTCTAGATAAAACTACTAAATTCCTTACATGTACATCTTTTTATCGGAGCGCGTAAACaaa is a window of Esox lucius isolate fEsoLuc1 chromosome 19, fEsoLuc1.pri, whole genome shotgun sequence DNA encoding:
- the syt8 gene encoding synaptotagmin VIII isoform X1, yielding MHTKTPLSKGSVTHSTSKGKATTRPANAAIGFIDQLLNKIPLPRWAIYTIFAAIILIFLICIICICAKCCCKSKKKKKKKSDDQINLQGVNGSTTTALVQPGSRDGDYGSAKNRGRLLYSLEYKAPELTVGIKQAAALTAMDLGGTSDPYVKVYLTPNKSKTFETQVYRKTLNPIFNEQFKFEIEKADLSESTIVMKVFDFNRFSKHDVIGELRLQLDSIDWNHVIEEWKDLSEPSKFEDEILGEICLSLRYVPTSSKLTVVILEAKNLKSMDPGGSSDPYAKLQLVLDRKKWKRKKTSVKKCTLNPYFNESFTFDVSFDQIQRVQLVISVWDHDKLTRNDAIGKIFLGCDATGNQLRHWADMLSNPRRPVAQWHHLLSSEQVDSTLQLKHTVRIPIINKNF
- the syt8 gene encoding synaptotagmin VIII isoform X2, translated to MPRWAIYTIFAAIILIFLICIICICAKCCCKSKKKKKKKSDDQINLQGVNGSTTTALVQPGSRDGDYGSAKNRGRLLYSLEYKAPELTVGIKQAAALTAMDLGGTSDPYVKVYLTPNKSKTFETQVYRKTLNPIFNEQFKFEIEKADLSESTIVMKVFDFNRFSKHDVIGELRLQLDSIDWNHVIEEWKDLSEPSKFEDEILGEICLSLRYVPTSSKLTVVILEAKNLKSMDPGGSSDPYAKLQLVLDRKKWKRKKTSVKKCTLNPYFNESFTFDVSFDQIQRVQLVISVWDHDKLTRNDAIGKIFLGCDATGNQLRHWADMLSNPRRPVAQWHHLLSSEQVDSTLQLKHTVRIPIINKNF
- the LOC105028875 gene encoding cytosolic 5'-nucleotidase 1A, whose protein sequence is MKVSMVRNPEVKQRDATRAVVVAVSSDAIFNSEAEEVYGTTEPLRKGDAFSFIKAVQVVNERLLTMNSDETLLFDVILMSNDSEEKHSKIIGSAKHYGLDIGRFYFCKKEESIQSLESNNVKLFLSTDTIDVCKALQKGVSAALLYRHKDPDGETVDQLKVVFSGDVIGSSEETLDGLREQGFTENQLHGLRTAKDSVKEFAVLIGEMRRRFGLEGSPLCTSLLTTWSSRDVCAQALKTLRGWGLLVDQAFCLAGAPRSLILNVVRPHVLCLDGLCYMEGVGVMSL